Proteins found in one Dehalococcoidales bacterium genomic segment:
- a CDS encoding slipin family protein codes for MDYIYLAIGLFLLFTIFSMSVRVVSEYERGVIFRLGRLIGAKGPGLFFIIPFIDRMVKVDLRVVTMDVPAQDVITKDNVTVRVNAVVYFRVVNPSDAVIKVLDHIKATSQISQTTLRNVLGQSELDELLSKREQLNQTLQEIIDEHTDPWGIKVSTVEIKDVELPETMRRSMARQAEAERERRAKVIHAEGEYQASARLADAADVIAREPVTLQLRYLQTLTEIATEKSSTIVFPLPIDMLNAFSRKMEKES; via the coding sequence ATGGATTATATTTACCTGGCAATAGGACTGTTTCTCTTGTTTACTATCTTCAGTATGTCTGTTCGTGTAGTGTCGGAGTATGAAAGAGGGGTGATATTCCGCCTGGGCAGGCTCATTGGAGCGAAAGGCCCGGGATTGTTTTTTATCATCCCTTTTATCGATCGCATGGTTAAGGTCGACCTGCGTGTGGTAACTATGGATGTGCCGGCACAAGATGTCATCACAAAAGATAACGTGACAGTACGTGTTAATGCAGTAGTTTATTTCCGTGTAGTTAATCCATCAGATGCCGTTATCAAAGTGCTTGACCATATCAAGGCTACCTCTCAAATCTCTCAAACCACGCTTCGAAACGTACTCGGCCAATCCGAACTGGACGAACTTCTCAGTAAACGGGAGCAGCTTAACCAGACTCTGCAGGAAATTATCGACGAACATACCGATCCCTGGGGTATAAAAGTCAGTACGGTTGAAATTAAAGATGTAGAGCTTCCGGAAACCATGCGCCGCTCCATGGCCAGGCAAGCAGAAGCAGAAAGAGAAAGAAGGGCTAAGGTTATCCACGCTGAGGGTGAATATCAGGCATCCGCCAGACTGGCAGACGCCGCCGATGTTATTGCCAGAGAACCGGTCACTTTACAGCTCCGCTATCTGCAGACTCTCACTGAAATAGCTACTGAAAAAAGCAGTACGATCGTGTTCCCGCTGCCTATAGATATGCTTAATGCCTTTTCCAGGAAAATGGAAAAGGAGTCATAG
- a CDS encoding nodulation protein NfeD — MKDQLLRRQYLLLISVVALLSGIVQLPVAANDNNLLVTTLDLEGVITPVQAEYISRVFDEAANSESELVVILMDTPGGLGDAMQDIIQTINNAPMPVAVYVKPGGKAASAGFYITIAADVAAMAPNTAIGAATPVALGSDGETELSDEMKAKLLNDSIAYARSLAEARNRNVEWAELAVREAASVSAGEALSLNVIDIVAPTLESLLDAIDGREITRPDNSTVTLSTKNSQVTHIGMSFTEGLLLALTDPNIAYILLSLAILGITVELFNPGLILPGVVGAISGLLAFYSLGVLPVNYAGILLMVIAVGLFIAEAFTPTFGILTVGGIVSFAIGSLILFKGGQLFSVNPWLIAAILVIITAFLVFVIQRVVAAHRTQATTGSEDLKGKTVLVHTALSPVGTVFLEGEIWKAVLDEGKAEIGETVIITKSEGLTLYVSKSEKGGN; from the coding sequence ATGAAAGATCAATTGCTCAGAAGACAATATCTGTTGCTGATTTCAGTTGTAGCCCTTCTTTCAGGAATCGTTCAGCTGCCAGTCGCAGCAAATGACAACAACCTTCTGGTTACCACACTTGACCTGGAAGGCGTTATTACGCCGGTACAGGCTGAATATATATCCAGAGTATTTGATGAAGCTGCTAACAGCGAATCAGAGCTGGTGGTAATTCTGATGGACACACCCGGCGGCCTTGGAGATGCCATGCAGGACATTATCCAGACGATAAACAACGCCCCAATGCCTGTAGCTGTTTATGTCAAGCCGGGGGGCAAGGCAGCATCTGCTGGTTTTTATATCACCATAGCTGCAGATGTCGCAGCAATGGCTCCAAATACTGCTATTGGCGCTGCTACTCCGGTAGCTCTGGGTAGCGATGGCGAAACTGAGCTCAGCGACGAAATGAAAGCTAAACTTCTCAACGATTCTATCGCCTATGCCCGATCTCTGGCTGAAGCGCGCAACCGTAATGTAGAATGGGCTGAACTGGCAGTAAGAGAAGCAGCTTCTGTATCAGCCGGAGAAGCCCTGTCTTTGAATGTCATAGACATTGTTGCCCCAACCCTTGAAAGCTTGCTCGATGCCATTGACGGCAGGGAAATAACCCGCCCTGATAATTCAACAGTAACGCTATCTACCAAAAATAGTCAGGTTACTCATATCGGCATGAGCTTTACCGAAGGCTTGCTATTGGCTTTAACTGACCCCAACATAGCCTATATCCTACTTAGCCTTGCCATTCTGGGGATTACCGTTGAGCTATTCAATCCGGGGCTGATACTCCCCGGAGTGGTTGGAGCCATTTCCGGATTGCTGGCTTTTTATTCACTCGGTGTCCTGCCAGTGAACTATGCCGGGATTCTTCTAATGGTTATTGCCGTTGGACTATTTATTGCTGAAGCTTTTACCCCAACTTTTGGTATACTTACCGTCGGCGGAATTGTTTCATTCGCCATCGGTTCTTTAATATTGTTTAAAGGAGGGCAATTATTTAGTGTGAATCCTTGGTTAATAGCAGCTATATTGGTGATTATTACTGCTTTCCTGGTTTTCGTTATCCAGAGAGTGGTTGCAGCACATCGCACGCAAGCGACTACAGGCAGTGAAGACCTCAAAGGGAAAACAGTTTTAGTACACACTGCCCTATCACCGGTCGGTACGGTATTTCTGGAAGGTGAAATATGGAAAGCCGTGCTAGACGAAGGGAAAGCAGAAATAGGCGAAACAGTAATTATCACTAAATCGGAAGGCCTGACCCTATATGTATCTAAATCAGAAAAAGGAGGCAATTAA
- a CDS encoding ATP phosphoribosyltransferase regulatory subunit gives MIQHCKGFKDMLPQEMAAFRKVESAFLQAASGWGYQEVRTPTIEYLYLFTSAGTLTPGKLRRTYSFLDWDGWSGERVVLRPDATIPVARMYAECLADKPQTRLSYIANTFMFDDTGKKNRERWQLGAEYIGSSSALADAELVALALEVTEQLAVPKVRIRLSHSGLIAALLEQSGFKAEEYNSIFDELLDGNEGAMERVKEASPQLARLFSLMLTMKGKSAGYLKNLKALLDETLTGAKCAIDDFVATTEAIQALGVEYEINLAAAKGYEYYTGIIFHVLSGDEIIGGGGRYDNLISLLGGKDVPAAGFGLYMDKLIGLSGFRLEESKQADSIMITNTGHAINRKIELARKLRQAGYSVTLASENQEKICNRFCITVSDNLLDYVLHDNSTGSRINVPAVEDLCDILAKGDNLD, from the coding sequence ATGATTCAACATTGCAAGGGATTTAAAGACATGTTGCCACAGGAGATGGCTGCTTTTAGAAAGGTGGAATCGGCATTTCTGCAGGCAGCTTCAGGTTGGGGGTATCAGGAAGTGCGGACTCCCACTATTGAATATCTTTATTTGTTTACTTCAGCAGGCACTTTAACACCAGGCAAGCTACGGCGCACATATTCATTCCTTGATTGGGATGGTTGGAGCGGCGAAAGAGTCGTGTTAAGACCGGATGCCACTATCCCGGTTGCACGTATGTATGCTGAATGCTTGGCTGACAAACCTCAGACAAGGCTATCTTATATTGCCAATACATTTATGTTTGATGATACCGGTAAAAAAAACCGGGAACGCTGGCAGCTTGGCGCTGAGTATATTGGATCAAGCTCAGCCCTTGCAGACGCTGAGTTGGTTGCGCTTGCATTGGAGGTTACAGAGCAGTTGGCCGTGCCGAAAGTACGCATTAGGCTCTCGCACTCGGGATTGATTGCTGCCTTGCTTGAACAATCCGGCTTTAAAGCTGAAGAATATAACAGCATTTTCGATGAATTGTTAGATGGTAACGAAGGTGCTATGGAAAGAGTCAAAGAAGCCAGCCCTCAACTGGCCAGATTATTCTCTTTGATGTTGACTATGAAAGGAAAATCCGCTGGGTATTTGAAGAATCTAAAGGCTTTACTGGATGAAACGCTGACTGGGGCAAAATGCGCAATCGATGATTTCGTAGCTACAACCGAAGCCATCCAGGCGCTGGGAGTTGAATACGAAATTAACCTTGCTGCTGCGAAAGGTTATGAATATTACACCGGTATAATCTTCCATGTTTTATCTGGGGATGAAATAATTGGAGGAGGGGGCCGATACGATAACCTTATTAGCCTGCTGGGTGGTAAAGACGTTCCAGCGGCAGGCTTCGGTCTTTATATGGACAAGCTGATAGGACTATCTGGTTTTAGGCTGGAAGAGTCTAAGCAAGCAGATTCAATAATGATAACGAACACCGGTCATGCCATAAATCGGAAGATCGAGCTTGCCCGTAAACTCAGGCAGGCTGGTTACAGTGTGACATTGGCATCGGAAAATCAGGAGAAAATTTGTAACAGATTTTGTATTACTGTGAGTGATAATTTGTTGGATTATGTATTGCATGACAATTCAACCGGAAGCAGAATAAACGTACCTGCTGTTGAGGATCTGTGTGATATTTTAGCCAAGGGGGACAATCTTGATTAG